The following coding sequences are from one Ancylobacter sp. TS-1 window:
- the rplQ gene encoding 50S ribosomal protein L17, whose protein sequence is MNHGKAYRRFNRTAEHRKAMFANMAQALITHEQIITTLPKAKDLRPVVEKLITLGKRGSLHARRQAIAEVRDVAVVRKLFDVIGPRYKERNGGYTRIIKAGFRHGDSAAIAVIELVDRDESAKGAADLARLEASKSEEAAAA, encoded by the coding sequence ATGAACCACGGCAAGGCATATCGCCGGTTCAACCGGACCGCGGAACACCGCAAGGCCATGTTCGCCAACATGGCGCAGGCGCTCATCACCCATGAGCAGATCATCACCACCCTGCCGAAGGCGAAGGATCTTCGCCCGGTGGTGGAGAAGCTGATCACCCTCGGCAAGCGCGGCAGCCTGCACGCCCGTCGTCAGGCGATCGCCGAAGTGCGCGACGTCGCCGTCGTGCGCAAGCTCTTCGACGTGATCGGCCCGCGCTACAAGGAGCGCAATGGCGGCTACACCCGCATCATCAAGGCTGGCTTCCGCCACGGTGATTCGGCCGCGATCGCCGTGATCGAGCTGGTCGACCGCGACGAGAGCGCCAAGGGCGCCGCCGATCTTGCCCGCCTCGAGGCCTCCAAGTCCGAGGAAGCCGCCGCCGCGTGA
- a CDS encoding DegQ family serine endoprotease: MKRFALIAASLLVAVPALAQTPATGGPRVPGSRAEIGLSFAPVVARTAPAIVNVYAMKTAARGSNPLLDDPFFRRFFGDRGGPDVPGFDMPRERIQRSLGSGVLVDPSGIVVTNNHVIDGADEIRLSLSDKREFDAEVVLRDPRTDIAILRIKDGKGAFPSATLGSSDDLQVGDIVLAIGNPFGVGQTVTQGIVSALARTQRGITDYGFFVQTDAAINPGNSGGALVDGAGRVVGINTAIFSRSGGSQGIGFAIPADMVRVVLQSALSGSKVVRRPWLGADLQEVTPDIAEGLDVVRPTGALVQGVLPGSPAAKAGLRAGDLIVAVAGQEVDDPDAFGFRFATRPLGGTVDVAIIRQGKPATLRVGLEAAPETVPRDEIVLSGRSPLSGATVVNLSPAVMEEMRTMGATKGVVITAVEEGSPAQRTSFKPGDVILDINGTPIATTADLQRITRTPSRAWRVTLQRGGRVISALLPG, encoded by the coding sequence ATGAAACGCTTCGCCCTGATTGCCGCCTCGCTCCTCGTCGCCGTTCCCGCGCTCGCGCAGACGCCCGCGACCGGCGGGCCGCGCGTGCCGGGCTCGCGCGCCGAGATCGGTCTCAGCTTCGCCCCGGTGGTCGCGCGCACGGCGCCGGCCATCGTCAATGTCTACGCGATGAAGACGGCGGCACGGGGCAGCAACCCGCTGCTGGACGATCCGTTCTTCCGGCGCTTCTTCGGCGATCGCGGCGGCCCGGACGTGCCGGGCTTCGACATGCCGCGCGAGCGTATCCAGCGTTCGCTCGGCTCGGGCGTGCTGGTGGACCCGTCCGGCATCGTGGTGACCAATAATCACGTCATCGATGGTGCCGACGAGATCCGCCTGTCCCTGTCCGACAAGCGGGAGTTCGACGCCGAGGTGGTGCTGCGCGACCCGCGCACCGACATCGCCATCCTGCGCATCAAGGACGGGAAGGGCGCCTTTCCCTCGGCGACGCTCGGCTCGTCGGACGATCTTCAGGTCGGCGACATCGTGCTCGCCATCGGCAACCCGTTCGGCGTCGGTCAGACGGTGACGCAGGGCATCGTCTCCGCGCTCGCCCGCACGCAGCGCGGCATCACCGATTACGGCTTCTTCGTCCAGACCGATGCCGCCATCAATCCCGGCAATTCCGGCGGCGCGCTAGTGGACGGGGCAGGGCGCGTGGTCGGCATCAATACGGCGATCTTCTCGCGCTCGGGCGGCTCGCAGGGCATCGGCTTCGCCATCCCTGCCGACATGGTGCGCGTGGTGCTGCAATCGGCGCTGTCCGGCAGCAAGGTGGTGCGGCGGCCATGGCTGGGCGCCGACTTGCAGGAGGTGACGCCCGACATCGCCGAGGGGCTCGACGTGGTGCGCCCGACCGGCGCGCTGGTGCAGGGCGTGCTTCCCGGCAGCCCCGCCGCCAAGGCGGGCCTGCGCGCGGGCGATCTCATCGTGGCGGTCGCCGGGCAGGAGGTCGACGATCCCGACGCCTTCGGCTTCCGCTTCGCCACGCGTCCGCTGGGCGGCACGGTCGATGTCGCGATTATCCGTCAGGGCAAGCCGGCGACGCTGCGGGTGGGGCTGGAGGCGGCTCCCGAGACGGTGCCGCGCGACGAGATCGTCCTGTCCGGGCGCTCGCCGCTGTCCGGCGCCACCGTGGTCAACCTCTCCCCGGCGGTCATGGAGGAGATGCGTACCATGGGGGCGACGAAGGGCGTGGTGATCACGGCGGTCGAGGAGGGATCGCCCGCCCAGCGCACCAGCTTCAAGCCCGGCGATGTCATCCTCGACATCAACGGCACCCCTATTGCCACGACGGCGGACCTCCAGCGCATCACCCGCACGCCCTCGCGGGCGTGGCGGGTCACGCTCCAGCGCGGCGGGCGCGTCATCTCCGCGCTCCTTCCCGGCTGA
- a CDS encoding replication-associated recombination protein A yields the protein MADLFASAGMEGQAPRPLADRLRPQRLSEVVGQEHLTGADGMLTRMIANRSLASLIFWGPPGTGKTTVARLLARETDLHFEQISAIFTGVADLKKVFEAARGRRAIGQGTLLFVDEIHRFNRAQQDGFLPVMEDGTITLIGATTENPSFELNAALLSRARVLVFKALDAQAIEGLLHRAEEMEGRRLPLEPEARAALAGMADGDGRYLLGLAEELLSLPEGPDLDVAGLAATMQKRAPIYDKGQDEHYNLLSCFHKSLRGSDVNGAMYWAARMITGGEDPGTVFRRLCCAASEDVGMADPQAMPQVVAAWTAFDRVGWPEGRLFLGQAIAYVATAPKSNAAYSAFNAALALAQKTGSLPPPKHILNAPTKLMKELGYHAGYRYDHDYPDAFSGQEFFPEELAGDSRADFYTPNERGFERDVKKRLEYWARLRAERRGGK from the coding sequence TTGGCCGATCTTTTCGCCAGCGCGGGAATGGAGGGGCAGGCGCCGCGCCCGCTGGCCGACCGGCTGCGTCCGCAGCGGCTCTCCGAGGTGGTCGGGCAGGAGCACCTGACCGGCGCGGACGGCATGCTGACCCGCATGATCGCCAACCGCTCGCTCGCATCGCTCATCTTCTGGGGGCCGCCGGGCACCGGAAAGACGACGGTGGCGCGTCTGCTGGCGCGGGAGACGGACCTGCATTTCGAGCAGATCTCCGCCATCTTCACCGGCGTCGCTGACCTCAAGAAGGTGTTCGAGGCCGCGCGCGGCCGGCGCGCCATTGGGCAGGGCACGCTGCTCTTCGTCGATGAGATCCACCGCTTCAACCGCGCCCAGCAGGACGGGTTTCTCCCCGTCATGGAAGACGGCACCATCACGCTGATCGGCGCGACGACGGAGAACCCGTCCTTCGAGCTGAACGCCGCGCTGCTTTCCCGCGCCCGCGTGCTGGTGTTCAAGGCGCTCGACGCACAGGCCATCGAGGGGCTGCTGCACCGCGCCGAGGAGATGGAAGGCCGCCGGCTTCCGCTGGAGCCGGAAGCGCGCGCCGCGCTCGCCGGCATGGCGGATGGGGACGGGCGCTATCTGCTCGGCCTCGCCGAGGAACTGCTGTCGCTGCCCGAAGGCCCCGATCTCGACGTGGCGGGCCTTGCCGCCACTATGCAGAAGCGGGCGCCGATCTACGACAAGGGACAGGACGAGCACTACAACCTGCTCAGCTGCTTCCATAAGAGCCTGCGCGGCTCGGACGTGAACGGCGCCATGTACTGGGCGGCGCGCATGATCACCGGCGGCGAGGATCCGGGAACGGTGTTCCGGCGCCTGTGCTGCGCGGCGTCGGAAGATGTCGGCATGGCCGATCCGCAGGCGATGCCGCAGGTGGTGGCGGCGTGGACCGCCTTCGATCGCGTCGGCTGGCCGGAGGGGCGGCTGTTCCTTGGCCAGGCCATCGCCTATGTCGCGACCGCGCCGAAGTCCAACGCCGCCTATTCCGCCTTCAACGCGGCGCTGGCGCTGGCGCAGAAGACCGGCTCCCTGCCGCCGCCCAAGCACATCCTCAACGCGCCGACCAAGCTGATGAAGGAACTCGGCTACCACGCCGGCTACCGTTACGATCACGATTATCCCGATGCGTTTTCGGGACAAGAGTTCTTTCCTGAAGAACTCGCCGGCGATTCCCGGGCAGACTTCTACACGCCGAACGAGCGCGGTTTCGAGCGCGACGTGAAGAAGCGTCTGGAATACTGGGCGCGGCTGCGCGCCGAGCGCCGGGGCGGCAAATAG
- the crcB gene encoding fluoride efflux transporter CrcB has translation MHGWILIFIGAGIGGVLRNAVGLTAMRLFGMGFPIGTMAINIIGSLVIGLVAGWLAFKAGASWSMYAKAFVITGVLGGFTTFSSFSLEAAMLVERGQFGHAAIYVLGSVGLSLLGVFAGLAVMRALA, from the coding sequence GTGCATGGCTGGATTCTGATCTTCATCGGCGCCGGCATCGGCGGCGTGCTGCGCAACGCGGTCGGCCTCACCGCCATGCGGCTGTTCGGCATGGGCTTCCCGATCGGCACGATGGCGATCAACATCATCGGCTCACTCGTCATCGGGCTGGTCGCCGGCTGGCTCGCCTTCAAGGCCGGGGCCTCGTGGAGCATGTACGCCAAGGCCTTTGTCATCACCGGCGTGCTCGGCGGCTTCACCACCTTCTCGTCCTTCTCGCTGGAAGCGGCGATGCTGGTAGAGCGTGGCCAGTTCGGCCATGCGGCCATCTATGTGCTGGGTTCGGTCGGCCTCTCGCTCCTCGGCGTCTTCGCCGGACTGGCCGTGATGCGCGCTCTCGCGTGA
- a CDS encoding RluA family pseudouridine synthase, protein MAVETRRVDPDEEGMRLDRWFKTHFPDLSFGHLQKLLRSGQVRVDGGRVKTNTRLESGQSIRIPPLEEKPQLSAADHMEAAEAKARGEAPPRPPRITAEDGEHDVAAPAVKRASSDDKDARALQDMTLYEDRDVLVLNKPFGLAVQGGSGTYRHVDGMLEALRGTDGQKPRLVHRIDKDTSGILLVARTRLAASTLAKTFRSRAARKIYWALVPGVPRPAQGRISTYLAKDEAAEKMRVARHGDDEASHAISYYAVVDHAAQKLAWLSLKPVTGRTHQLRAHAAHIGHPIVGDPKYFNVENWPLPGGLQNRLHLLARRLVIPHPRGDRLIDVSAPLPPHMQQSWNVLGFDASQYDPIVDAPES, encoded by the coding sequence ATGGCCGTTGAGACTCGCCGCGTCGACCCGGATGAAGAGGGCATGCGGCTCGACCGCTGGTTCAAGACGCATTTCCCCGACCTGTCCTTCGGCCATCTGCAGAAGCTGCTGCGCAGCGGGCAGGTGCGGGTGGACGGTGGCCGGGTGAAGACCAATACGCGCCTTGAGTCCGGCCAGAGCATCCGCATCCCCCCGCTGGAGGAGAAGCCGCAGCTCTCCGCCGCCGACCATATGGAGGCGGCGGAGGCGAAGGCGCGGGGCGAGGCGCCGCCGCGTCCGCCCCGGATCACGGCGGAAGACGGCGAGCACGACGTCGCCGCGCCGGCGGTGAAGCGGGCGAGTTCCGACGACAAGGACGCCCGCGCGCTGCAGGACATGACGCTCTACGAGGACCGCGACGTGCTGGTGCTCAACAAGCCCTTCGGCCTCGCCGTGCAGGGCGGCTCGGGCACCTATCGCCATGTCGACGGCATGCTGGAGGCGCTGCGCGGCACCGACGGGCAGAAGCCGCGCCTCGTCCACCGCATCGACAAGGACACCTCGGGCATCCTGCTGGTGGCCCGCACGCGGCTGGCGGCCTCGACGCTGGCCAAGACCTTTCGCTCGCGCGCGGCCCGCAAGATCTACTGGGCGCTGGTGCCTGGCGTGCCGCGTCCGGCACAGGGACGCATCTCGACCTATCTCGCCAAGGACGAGGCGGCCGAAAAGATGCGCGTCGCCCGCCATGGCGACGACGAGGCCAGCCACGCCATCTCCTACTATGCCGTGGTCGACCATGCGGCGCAGAAGCTCGCCTGGCTGTCGCTCAAGCCGGTGACGGGGCGCACCCACCAGCTGCGCGCCCATGCCGCCCATATCGGCCATCCCATCGTCGGCGATCCGAAATATTTCAACGTCGAGAACTGGCCGCTGCCGGGCGGCTTGCAGAACCGGCTGCACCTGCTGGCGCGGCGCCTCGTCATTCCGCATCCGCGCGGCGACCGGCTGATCGACGTCTCCGCGCCGCTGCCTCCGCACATGCAGCAGAGCTGGAACGTGCTCGGCTTCGATGCCTCGCAATACGATCCCATCGTCGACGCGCCGGAAAGCTGA
- a CDS encoding polysaccharide deacetylase family protein, which translates to MPRIVRLALVLAMCGGIAPALAGQDCAGRLGTSRVMEVDPAGLQVGTKHFPQTLDLADKEVVLTFDDGPLPATTPGVLKALARECVRATFFVIGRNAAAHPDLVRREIAEGHTVGHHSMTHPMTLADMPYDKAVADIEKGLKADERAAYGEAGAQPRVPFFRFPGFGSSPELLDYLKRRGIGVFGADLWASDWNPMTPQEQLDLVMARLDHAGRGIILFHDTRGQTLKMLPAFLAALKEKGYRVVHIVPSPARTAAVPR; encoded by the coding sequence ATGCCGCGCATCGTCCGCCTTGCCCTCGTTCTGGCGATGTGCGGGGGAATCGCTCCCGCACTCGCCGGGCAGGACTGCGCCGGCCGGCTCGGCACCTCGCGCGTCATGGAGGTGGACCCGGCGGGGCTTCAGGTCGGCACCAAGCATTTCCCGCAGACGCTGGACCTCGCCGACAAGGAGGTCGTGCTGACCTTCGACGACGGCCCGCTGCCGGCGACGACGCCGGGCGTGCTGAAGGCGCTGGCGCGTGAATGCGTGCGGGCGACCTTCTTCGTCATCGGCCGCAACGCCGCCGCTCATCCCGACCTCGTGCGCCGCGAGATCGCCGAGGGGCACACGGTCGGCCATCACAGCATGACGCATCCGATGACGCTGGCCGACATGCCCTATGACAAGGCCGTCGCCGACATCGAGAAGGGGCTGAAGGCCGATGAGCGGGCCGCCTATGGCGAGGCTGGGGCGCAGCCGCGCGTGCCGTTCTTCCGCTTTCCTGGATTCGGCTCTTCGCCGGAACTGCTGGACTATCTGAAGCGGCGCGGCATCGGCGTTTTCGGCGCCGATCTGTGGGCGTCGGACTGGAACCCGATGACGCCGCAGGAGCAGCTCGATCTGGTGATGGCGCGCCTCGACCATGCGGGACGCGGGATCATCCTGTTTCACGACACGCGCGGCCAGACGCTGAAGATGCTCCCGGCCTTCCTCGCCGCGCTGAAGGAGAAGGGCTACCGCGTCGTCCACATCGTGCCGTCGCCGGCACGCACGGCGGCCGTGCCGCGCTGA
- the lipB gene encoding lipoyl(octanoyl) transferase LipB, with product MNDAPGSAPAIARDALSPLLLPRPGSPPVRWRVSRVPVAYPDALATMDALAEDIAAGRADELVWLLEHPPLYTAGTSARPEDLVDSGRFPIFETGRGGQFTYHGPGQRVAYVMLDLKRREPDLRRYVAALEEWLIRALDSFNVRGERREDRVGVWVRHPTKAGEGEDKIAAIGIRVRRWVTMHGISLNVEPDLSHFGGIVPCGVREHGVTSLVDLGLPVTMEDADLALRGAFQTVFGPVVDEDAG from the coding sequence ATGAACGACGCACCAGGCTCCGCTCCCGCCATCGCCCGCGATGCGCTCTCGCCGCTGCTCCTGCCCCGGCCCGGCAGCCCGCCGGTGCGCTGGCGCGTGTCGCGCGTGCCGGTCGCCTATCCCGATGCGCTGGCGACAATGGACGCGCTGGCCGAGGACATCGCCGCCGGCCGCGCCGACGAACTTGTGTGGTTGCTGGAGCATCCCCCGCTCTACACCGCCGGCACCAGCGCGCGGCCGGAGGATCTGGTCGATTCCGGCCGATTCCCGATCTTCGAGACCGGGCGGGGAGGGCAGTTCACCTATCACGGCCCCGGCCAGCGGGTGGCCTATGTGATGCTGGACCTCAAGCGCCGCGAGCCGGACCTGCGCCGCTATGTGGCGGCGCTGGAGGAGTGGCTCATCCGCGCGCTCGATTCGTTCAACGTCCGCGGCGAGCGCCGCGAAGACCGCGTCGGCGTCTGGGTCCGCCATCCCACCAAAGCGGGCGAGGGCGAGGACAAGATCGCCGCCATCGGCATTCGCGTCCGCCGCTGGGTGACGATGCACGGCATCTCGCTGAACGTGGAGCCGGACCTGTCGCATTTCGGTGGCATCGTGCCCTGCGGGGTGCGCGAGCACGGCGTGACCAGCCTTGTCGACCTTGGCCTGCCGGTGACGATGGAGGATGCCGATCTCGCGCTGCGCGGCGCCTTCCAGACCGTGTTCGGGCCGGTGGTGGATGAGGACGCCGGCTAG
- a CDS encoding acylphosphatase, translating to MSETTATRFAIRGRVQGVGYRAWFAREAVRRGLKGWVRNRHDGSVEALVFAPPEDLEDLILAARRGPPSAAVAEVRAAGETVPVGEAFDDFAVWPTG from the coding sequence ATGAGCGAGACCACTGCCACCCGCTTTGCCATACGCGGCCGCGTGCAGGGCGTTGGCTACCGGGCCTGGTTCGCGCGCGAGGCGGTGCGCCGGGGGCTCAAGGGCTGGGTGCGCAACCGGCACGACGGCTCGGTCGAGGCGCTGGTCTTCGCCCCGCCCGAAGATCTGGAGGATCTGATCCTCGCCGCCCGCCGGGGACCTCCCTCGGCGGCGGTCGCGGAGGTGCGGGCGGCCGGGGAGACCGTGCCGGTTGGTGAGGCCTTCGACGACTTCGCGGTCTGGCCGACGGGCTAG
- the mgtE gene encoding magnesium transporter: MREETDLAVPPRGPDHEADPIDKPGFVAAVAGAIETRNIAALKAIVADLHETDLARLLEALPAADRPLMIELLGSDFDFTALTELDETVRLQILEELPRQTVVEGMRDLESDDAVYILEDLDDAEKQAILADLPVPERAALQRSLDYPEESAGRRMQTEFIALPPFWTVGQALDYIGETEGLPDVFFEVFVVDPSYRLSGSVPLDRLLRTKRGVKLGEVVTPDRHVVKATDDQEDVARVFERYNLISAPVVDEGDRLVGVLTIDDIVDVIQEEADEDLKALGGVAGDEELSDSFWYIAKSRFSWLLLNLIAANIASFVIALFEEELHRMVALAVLMPIVASQGGNAGTQTMTVAVRALATRELRPSNARRVVARELLVGLFNGVVFAVIMAVVVFARFGIADLGFVIALAMIINLVAAALGGILIPLLLDRLKVDPAVSSGPFVTTVTDVVGFFAFLGIASLWF, from the coding sequence ATGCGCGAAGAGACCGATCTCGCCGTTCCGCCGCGCGGGCCGGACCACGAAGCCGATCCCATCGACAAGCCCGGCTTCGTCGCGGCGGTGGCGGGCGCCATAGAGACGCGCAACATCGCGGCGCTGAAGGCGATCGTCGCCGACCTGCACGAAACCGATCTCGCGCGGCTGCTGGAGGCGCTGCCGGCCGCCGACCGGCCGCTGATGATCGAGCTGCTCGGCAGCGATTTCGACTTCACCGCGCTGACCGAACTCGACGAGACGGTGCGCCTGCAGATCCTTGAGGAACTGCCGCGCCAGACCGTCGTCGAGGGCATGCGCGATCTCGAATCCGACGACGCGGTCTACATCCTCGAAGATCTCGACGACGCCGAGAAGCAGGCGATCCTTGCCGACCTGCCGGTGCCGGAGCGCGCCGCGCTTCAGCGCAGCCTCGACTACCCCGAGGAAAGCGCCGGCCGGCGCATGCAGACCGAGTTCATCGCGCTGCCGCCGTTCTGGACCGTCGGGCAGGCGCTGGACTACATCGGCGAGACCGAGGGTCTGCCGGACGTCTTCTTCGAAGTCTTCGTCGTCGATCCGTCCTATCGCCTCAGCGGCTCGGTGCCGCTCGACCGGCTGTTGCGCACCAAGCGGGGCGTCAAGCTCGGCGAGGTGGTCACGCCGGACCGCCATGTGGTCAAGGCGACCGACGACCAGGAGGACGTCGCCCGCGTCTTCGAGCGCTACAACCTGATCTCCGCGCCCGTGGTCGACGAGGGCGACCGCCTCGTCGGCGTGCTCACCATCGACGACATCGTCGACGTCATCCAGGAGGAGGCCGACGAGGACCTCAAGGCGCTCGGCGGCGTCGCCGGCGACGAGGAGCTGTCCGACAGCTTCTGGTACATCGCCAAGAGCCGCTTCTCGTGGCTGCTTCTCAACCTGATCGCCGCCAACATCGCCTCCTTCGTCATCGCGCTGTTCGAGGAGGAGCTTCACCGCATGGTGGCGCTGGCGGTGCTGATGCCCATCGTCGCCAGCCAGGGCGGCAATGCCGGCACGCAGACCATGACGGTCGCCGTGCGCGCGCTGGCGACGCGTGAGCTGCGGCCAAGCAACGCACGGCGCGTCGTCGCCCGCGAACTGCTGGTGGGCCTGTTCAATGGCGTCGTCTTCGCCGTCATCATGGCCGTCGTCGTCTTCGCCCGCTTCGGAATCGCCGATCTGGGCTTCGTGATCGCACTGGCGATGATCATCAATCTGGTCGCCGCCGCACTTGGTGGTATCTTGATCCCACTGCTGCTCGATCGGCTGAAGGTCGATCCTGCGGTGTCGTCGGGGCCCTTCGTGACGACCGTGACCGATGTCGTTGGTTTTTTTGCGTTTCTCGGGATTGCGTCGCTGTGGTTTTGA